The segment CTCCTTCGCGATGTTCGTCCCGGTTCCGGTCGACGAGTAGTAGATGATCGCGATCTTCGTAGCTTCCATGGTTCCTTCATCCGTCAGCATGTGAGGTGATGTATCACCCTGCCCAGGATGATACATCACCACTCAGCGACGCGTGACCCGCTCGGACAGCATGCGGGCGGAGTCCAGGGAAGAGGGTGAGCGCGCCACCTCGACGGGGCGCGTCGACGTCATTCCGCGAGGTCGGACTCCCGCCCGTCCTTCTCGTCGATGTTGTCGAGAACCGCCTCCGCCACATCGGCCAAGACGTCCAGTTGCCGTGGGCTGAGCACGTCGAAGAACACCTCCCGGATGTCCTGAAGGTGGCGCGGGGCCGCGGCCTGGATGATCTCGCGCCCCGCCTCGGTGAGAGCGACCACGCTCCCGCGGCTATCGTCTTGGCAGGCATGCCGCTCGATGAGGCCGCGGGTGGCCATTCGCGACACCTGATGGATGAGCCGCGTTTTCTCCCAGCGCAGCAGATCGCGCAGCTCGAACACCCGGAGCCGGCCGTCGGGTTGTTGGAAGAGCCCGAACAAGACCGCGAAATCGGCCCAGGAGAGCCCGCTGTCCTGCATGAGCTGTCGACTGATGTGACGGCGCAGGTCGTCCTGCATCCTGAGCAGCCCCGACCATGCGCGTCGCTCACGTTCGTCAAGCTCCTTCATTCAGGTTGCCCTCCACTGTTGTCACGGTTGTCGCGCCCACTCGCATGAGCGCCTCGAGATTCACGATACGCGGGCCCCATCGATGGCGACGGACCGCCGATGCCTCGCGAGCTGCGCGACCCACGCCGTGCGCTGTTGACAAGCGGATATGGGTGATAAATCATATAAGCAGGAAGGTGATATATCACCTATCCACGAGCACGCACCGAGCATGGCTGCTCACGGGACGGGGAGCCCCTCTCGTGGAGGACGTCGTCCGCGACACGGACATCGCGCAGGGATGACACCCCCGCGCACGGAGAAAGGAACCACCATGGGAAGGGTAGAAGGGCGCACTGCCATCGTCACGGGCGGAGGCAAGGGGATGGGCGCGGCCACGGTGCGCCTCCTCGCCGCGGAGGGCGCCAACGTGATCGCGGCCGATGTCGACATCGCGAGCGCCGAGGCGCTCGCCGGCGAACTCGGCCCGAAGGTGACCGCCGCCACTCTCGACGTCAGGTCGCCGGAGTCCTGGTCAGCTGTGGTCGACGGCGCCGAACGGCGCTTCGGTACGGTCGACATCCTCGTCAACAACGCCGGGATCGCCGACCCTGGCGAGCTGAAGGACTGGGATCTCGCACGGATGCAGCGGATGCTGGACGTCAACCTCATCGGTGTGTTCAACGGTGTTCAGGCCGTCGCACCGGGAATGCGGAAGCTCAAGCGGGGTTCGATCGTCAACATCGGCTCGGTGGGCGGCTTCCAGGGCATCCCGCGGATGTCCGGCTACGTCATCGCCAAATGGGGCGTCCGCGGACTCACGAAGACCGCAGCGCTGGAACTCGGCCCATACGGGATCCGCGTCAACGCGGTGCACCCCGGGCAGACCAGGACGCCCATGACCGCCGACGTCGTGTTCGACACCAGCGGCATCGCCCTCGGCCGTGTCGGTGAGCCCGAGGACATCGCGCGCGCCGTGCTCTTCTTCGCTTCCGACGACTCCAGTTTCGTCACCGGTGCGGAGCTCGCCGTCGACGGCGGTCAGCTCGCGGGCCCGGCTGACTACTCAGGGCTGCCCAGGTAGTGGGCGCTCTGCCCATGAGGTGCACCCCCATCGTTCCCTGCCTGGGGCCGGCGTCTACTTGCGCGCCGGCCCCAGCAATTGCGGCAGGCACGTGAGACCCGGCCACTCCGCGCTCCTCTCCACCAGACCCTCCTTCACCCCATGGGCCAGCACGTAGCGCAGCCGTCCCACCAGCGCCGTGTCGTCCAGCACCGGCTCCGCCGAGTAGCGCCGCTCCCAGAAACCTCCACTCCAGTCCACCAGCTTGCCCACCTTAGCGGCCAACCGAGAGCGCCCGCACGCCGCCTGAGGCGGCACCGTCAGCGGCGGCGCGCGCGAGGCGCCGCGGGGAGCTGGGCCGGCTTCGCCGCTGCATCCGCCCGCAGACTGTCCACGATCGAGAACACCCACGGGCGCATCGCCAGCAGCAGGCCGACGCTGTTCCGGCGCTCCGCCGGGAGCGTGACGTCCAGGTCCGCGGCTTCGCGGAACTCCGCGACCACGCGTTCCAGCCTGCGGCGGAGTTGCGCGACTGACGCGTCGCCGAGTTCGCGCAGCTCCAGCGTGAACAGCGCGCCGGGCCCGTCGAAGCGGTCGCGCAGGAACTCCTCGCTGGCCATGTGCATGTAGCGCGCGCGCACCGGGCCATCGTCGCGCCAGGCGAAGTCGCGCGGCACGCGCAACCGCACGTGGTCGCCCGGCAGCAGTTCGATCAGGTCGAGCCGGTCCAGCGCGGCCAGCAACCGTGTGGACTCCACACGGTCCAGCGCGAACGCCTCGCGCACCGCGTCGACGCGCCAGCCCTGGCAGAGCAGGTGGAACATCGTCATCAGCCGCGGCGCATCGGCCAGCGCGGCTTCCTGCACTGGCGACAGGTGCGTGCGTGCGTCGCGCGTCCCGCGCGCGATCCGCGCCAGCTCGAAGAAGTCGATGTCGAGCCGCGCGCAGACGTCCTCGAGCCGGGCGAGGTCCATCCGCCCCGACGACAGCATCCGCTTCACGGTCGGCTCCGACACGCCCAGCGCCTCGGCGAGGTCCGCGTAGCGCCAGCCCCGCGCCTTGAGCAGCTGCTTCAGCGCGGTCATCAATCGGCTTCGATCGTTCATGGCCCCTTCCGTGGCGTGGCGTGCCCCGTTGGGGATCATATCCTGATACTTCCGCGGATCCGATTGCGCCAGAAGATACCCGTTGGCACCGTTGCGGCTTCCGACCCGCAAGGACGCGCCATGCACCCCACCCGCGCCGCCACGCGCCGCACGATCCTCAACGACATCCATTCCCACCTCAACGCGACCGAGGTGGCCGGTGTGCTCACGCCAGCCTCGGTGCTCGAGACCTGCGCCGCCGTGCGCGATTGTGCCCGCCACGGCCGCCCGCTGATCACCGTCGGCACCCGCCACGCGATGGGCGGTCAGCAGTTTCTCTCCGACGGGCTCGTCCTCGACACCGCCGGCCTCGACCGAATCCTCGACTTCGACCCGGTGCGCGGCCTCGTCACGGTCGAGGCCGGTGTCCGCTGGCCGGCGCTGCTCGACTGGCTCGCCGCGCATCCCGACAACCACGCCGGCTGGACCATCCGCCAGAAACAGACCGGCGCCGACCAGTTCAGCCTCGGCGGCGCGCTCGCCTCGAACATCCACGGCCGCGGGCTGCTATTCGCGCCGTTCGTCGAGGATGTCGAATCGATCGTGCTGGTGGACGCGGACGGGCGTTGCGTCGAGGCGGACCGGGCGAACGAGTCGGCGCTGTTCGCGCTCGTGGCCGGCGGCTACGGGCTGTTCGGCGTCGTGGTCCGGCTGCGCCTGCGCCTCGAACGCCGGCAGACCCTGCGGCGCGAGGTACGCCTGTGCCGCAGCGCGGACCTGATGGTGGCGTTCGACGCCGCGATCGCGGCCGGCTGCCGCTTCGGCGACTTCCAGTTCGCGATCGACCCCGCGCACGACGACTTCCTCGACCTCGGCGTGCTGTCCTGCTACCGCCCGGTCTCCGGCCCCGCGCCGGAGGCCAGCACGCAGAAGCACCTCGGGCCGTCCGACTTCGCCGGGCTGTTGCTCCTCGCGCACACGGAACCCTCGCGCGCGTTCGACGCCTATGCCGCATTCTACCTGTCGACGCACGGACAGCGCTATGCCTCGGACACGCAGCAGACCGGCGTCTACCTCGACGGCTACCACCTCGCGGTGGACACGGCTCTCGGTCACCGCGGGTCGGAGATGATCACCGAGCTCTACGTGCCGCGCGAGCGGTTGGCCGACTTCATGGCGCGCGCAGCCGACTCACTGCGCCGGCACCGTGCACGGCCGATCTACGGCACGGTGCGCCTCATCGAGCGCGATCCGACGAGCCTGCTCGCATGGGCGCGGGAACCCTGGGCCTGCATCGTGCTCAACCTGCACGTCCACCATGACGCCGATGGCATCGCCGCGGCGGCCGGCGCCTTCCGCGCGCTGATCGACGATGCGCTCGCGTTCGGCGGCAGCTACTACCTGACCTACCACCGCTGGGCCACGCGCGAGCAGCTGGAGGCCGCGCACCCGCGCATCCACGCGTTCCTCGCGGAAAAGGACGCGCGCGATCCCGCCGGCCGCTGGGACAGCGACTGGCACCGCCACCTGCGCACCCTGCTGGAGGGCCGCGCGTGACCACCATCACGACCGCCATGCTTGTCGCCGCGGCGACCGTCCGCGATGGGCGGCGCTCGCCGCCATTGGATGTCGACATCGCGCGTGGCTGCCTGCGCGCCAGCGGTGCGGGCGGCCGCTTCCTGCTCGGCCTCGCCGACAACGCCGTCGGGCGCCTCCTGCTCGGCCTCGTCGAGCGCCTCGGCGTGCCCGCGCTCGGGGCCCACTTCGCATGGCGCAAGCGGTACATCCGCGACTGGACCGACTTCGCCTGCGGCACCTGGGCGCGCCAGCTGGTGGTGCTCGGCGCAGGGTTCGACGGTCTCGCGGCCGGCATGGTGCGGCGCCATCCGCGCCTGGTCGCGTTCGAGGTCGACCGTCCCGCGAGCCTGGCAACCAAGGCCCGTGCGCTGCGGGCGCTGGATGCGGCCTGTCCGCGCCATGTTCTGCTGCCGGGCGACCTCGCGCGCACGCCGTTGCCCGCATTGCTGTCGGGCGTGCCGGCGTTCGATCCGGCGCGGCCGACGCTGTTCGTCGCCGAGGGACTCCTGATGTATCTCGATCGCGCCCAGGTCGCGGACCTGTTCGCCGGCATGCGCGACGCCTGCGGGAGCACGCCCGAGGTCATCGCGACCGCCATGCTCTGCCCGCCCGGCGGGCGTCCGGCGTTCCTGCGCGCGCGGCGCTGGGTCACGGGTTGGCTGCGCGCGCGCGGCGAACCGTTCCGTTGGGGCATCGCGCCCGGCGCGCTCGCGCGCACCATGGCCGCGTGCGGGCTACAGGTGCACCGGGTCGCGGATGCCGACGACGCCGCCGCGCCCGATCCGTCACCCGGCGAACTGCTGTTCCGCGGGCATCTGTAGGCGAGCGCGGCCGCGATCGCGGCCTGACCACCTCCGTCTCCCAGTCATGGCGGGCACGCTCTCCTTGCGCGTCCATGGCGACCTCTCACCAACGCGACTTCACCCTCGATCCGCCGGACATCGAAATGCCCGGGGGATGCACACAAACCGCGAGAGAGCCACCTGAGCTCATCAACCTCGAGTTCAGCCGTGCCAGCGGTCGTGGAGTGCTGGCGTACGTGAACGAGGCGGGAGGGGTGCGAGCGATTTCGGAGCACCTGGGACTGCCCCCGGCAGGTGCGAGCCTGACCCCGGCGCCTAGGAAGGTGTCAAAGGACTCGTTCCGACATCTCGTCACCTGTCGGGTAGACCGGGGCAGTTGCCCAC is part of the Cystobacter fuscus DSM 2262 genome and harbors:
- a CDS encoding MarR family winged helix-turn-helix transcriptional regulator; protein product: MKELDERERRAWSGLLRMQDDLRRHISRQLMQDSGLSWADFAVLFGLFQQPDGRLRVFELRDLLRWEKTRLIHQVSRMATRGLIERHACQDDSRGSVVALTEAGREIIQAAAPRHLQDIREVFFDVLSPRQLDVLADVAEAVLDNIDEKDGRESDLAE
- a CDS encoding SDR family NAD(P)-dependent oxidoreductase, giving the protein MGRVEGRTAIVTGGGKGMGAATVRLLAAEGANVIAADVDIASAEALAGELGPKVTAATLDVRSPESWSAVVDGAERRFGTVDILVNNAGIADPGELKDWDLARMQRMLDVNLIGVFNGVQAVAPGMRKLKRGSIVNIGSVGGFQGIPRMSGYVIAKWGVRGLTKTAALELGPYGIRVNAVHPGQTRTPMTADVVFDTSGIALGRVGEPEDIARAVLFFASDDSSFVTGAELAVDGGQLAGPADYSGLPR
- a CDS encoding helix-turn-helix domain-containing protein → MNDRSRLMTALKQLLKARGWRYADLAEALGVSEPTVKRMLSSGRMDLARLEDVCARLDIDFFELARIARGTRDARTHLSPVQEAALADAPRLMTMFHLLCQGWRVDAVREAFALDRVESTRLLAALDRLDLIELLPGDHVRLRVPRDFAWRDDGPVRARYMHMASEEFLRDRFDGPGALFTLELRELGDASVAQLRRRLERVVAEFREAADLDVTLPAERRNSVGLLLAMRPWVFSIVDSLRADAAAKPAQLPAAPRARRR
- a CDS encoding FAD-binding oxidoreductase; its protein translation is MHPTRAATRRTILNDIHSHLNATEVAGVLTPASVLETCAAVRDCARHGRPLITVGTRHAMGGQQFLSDGLVLDTAGLDRILDFDPVRGLVTVEAGVRWPALLDWLAAHPDNHAGWTIRQKQTGADQFSLGGALASNIHGRGLLFAPFVEDVESIVLVDADGRCVEADRANESALFALVAGGYGLFGVVVRLRLRLERRQTLRREVRLCRSADLMVAFDAAIAAGCRFGDFQFAIDPAHDDFLDLGVLSCYRPVSGPAPEASTQKHLGPSDFAGLLLLAHTEPSRAFDAYAAFYLSTHGQRYASDTQQTGVYLDGYHLAVDTALGHRGSEMITELYVPRERLADFMARAADSLRRHRARPIYGTVRLIERDPTSLLAWAREPWACIVLNLHVHHDADGIAAAAGAFRALIDDALAFGGSYYLTYHRWATREQLEAAHPRIHAFLAEKDARDPAGRWDSDWHRHLRTLLEGRA
- a CDS encoding class I SAM-dependent methyltransferase, with amino-acid sequence MTTITTAMLVAAATVRDGRRSPPLDVDIARGCLRASGAGGRFLLGLADNAVGRLLLGLVERLGVPALGAHFAWRKRYIRDWTDFACGTWARQLVVLGAGFDGLAAGMVRRHPRLVAFEVDRPASLATKARALRALDAACPRHVLLPGDLARTPLPALLSGVPAFDPARPTLFVAEGLLMYLDRAQVADLFAGMRDACGSTPEVIATAMLCPPGGRPAFLRARRWVTGWLRARGEPFRWGIAPGALARTMAACGLQVHRVADADDAAAPDPSPGELLFRGHL